Genomic DNA from Trichoderma asperellum chromosome 5, complete sequence:
CAACAGTTTACTATGCGGGAGCTGCGGTCTATGAATGCTATAGCTGGACTCCGAAAGAAGGTATGAGGAAAATCTTTCcataattttgtttttaagCCTATgcaaaaatattactaaacaTTTTTACGTATAACACATTACTATCCaaattattttcctttttttgataCTTCTCCGCTTTCTAATCTACTATACCCTGTGGTAGGATGGAGACATAATCTATAGCCGCTTGCTCCAAAGCATTTCCAGTTCCCTTGATAGTCAGCTTGTCCCCCTTGGTAATCTTAACACCCTCGAATGTGATACGAATAGCTGAGTGGCAGTCAAGGAAAGAGCTGTAGTCATGGCCAAGATAGTTCTCTGAATCGCCTTTCCAAGTCCCGAGGGATTTGCCATTAAGTAGCACTTCGTAATTGGCGATCCCACCCATCACGTCGTAATAGTTGATGGCAACATTGTACTTTCCGCTTGGAACATTTAATTTTGTAGTGGCTATACCAGTTCCATTCGTCGCGATTGCTTTGTACTTGGAAGCACATTCAGTAGGATCAACATCAACTATCGTAAAATCTGAGAGGCCCATTTCTTCGGCTTCGATGCGGTGAGGGTGATTTCGAACACGATTTAGTTGATCTGGAATACTAGAAAGATTGCGGTAGAACTCGCTGATGGCATCACGCCATACCAAAGAGTGGCCAGCCTGGTACTTTAGTCTGTACAAGACGTCTTCATACCTCTCCGCATCTATTTGGCCTTGAAGAGACTTCCAAGTAGTTGGGAAAGTTTGCGCCGTTGCAGAACCAGAGTAATGAGCATCATAGAAATGCTGGATGACAGTCTTACCAGAGTGTAGCTTGAAAGTATAAGGCACGTGGTGGAACCATAGCATCAGATCGTCTGGCGTGGTTTGAGTATACTCAAACATATGAGCAACTTCTTTGGCGTATTGGCCGGCATTTCCTGTACCATTCGATACGGTGCGGTCCATACCAATGGTTTTGCTATCGGCTCGCGTCCATTGGCCCCAGCCATTGTTGTCCTGAGAGGCCGGATTTGCGCCATAATGAGTGTACAAAATATCGGTAAGAGTCTGAATGCCGAGGTTGCCACTGTAGTCTTCATACGCCGGCCATGACTTCATGGACATGCTCACAATGGCTGAAACAACATCCCGGCTTACGCCAAACGTTAGACGAGTCCATTCCTCAACTATATCTTGAGAGTCTGCCTGAGGGTTCCATGCTAGGCGGCCAAAAGCGAACATGTTGGACATTGCCAAGTGACTACCGATCCACGTATCATCCATGCCGACGTTGATAACTCCAGCATAGCCGCTAAGTTTGTGGTTGAATGTCTTTCCAGTAACAATATCGCGTATATAAGATTGCCGGCCATTGTATCGCATATCAAAACCCAGGATGGTCTGCCACAACGGTGGGAGATAGACCAGATGGCACTGCTGACCCAGGTACTCTTGAGTGACTTCAAGCTCTATTGACACCGCTGTCTTGGGTATATTgacaaagagaggagaggggggCTCTCTGACTTGGAAATCTATAGGACCGAATTTGATCTGGACTAGAACGTTGCTGTCGAACTGTCCATCTAGATCTTTGAAGAACTCGACAGCAGCATTGGCTCGATCGGCCCTCCAATCGCTCTCATTTAGCTGGTCATAGACAAAAGCTCGAAATACGACAATACCACCATGCGGCTCGATAGCCTTAGCAAAGAGATTGGCGCCCTGAGACAATGTGCGGTTATATGTCAACGGCCCTGGCTGACCCTCTGAGTTGGCCTTGACTAGGTAACCCGCAAAATCGGGAACAAGTTCATAGATTCTATTGGATTTATCAGTCCACCATTTGATGACA
This window encodes:
- a CDS encoding uncharacterized protein (CAZy:GH67~SECRETED:SignalP(1-19)) — protein: MILQSLLLLLLTAIAPVFAETGIDAWLRYAPLPSSVTRGHLNSFPNHIVALNATKNGPLSSAASELQKGIKGILGLSLGVSSSQKSCSAQKTIIVSTLASYKSACGKLTPKLDLIEDGYWLSTKGESVQIIGQNERGALYGAFQYLSLLGQVNFSEVAFASNPSAPIRWSNQWDNLNAGTAAHGSIERGYGGVSIFFENGYVKEDLSRVPLYGRLLASVGLNGIVINNVNADATLLNETNLEGVKRIADLFRPWGVQVGISLNFASPQVLGDLDTFDPLDETVIKWWTDKSNRIYELVPDFAGYLVKANSEGQPGPLTYNRTLSQGANLFAKAIEPHGGIVVFRAFVYDQLNESDWRADRANAAVEFFKDLDGQFDSNVLVQIKFGPIDFQVREPPSPLFVNIPKTAVSIELEVTQEYLGQQCHLVYLPPLWQTILGFDMRYNGRQSYIRDIVTGKTFNHKLSGYAGVINVGMDDTWIGSHLAMSNMFAFGRLAWNPQADSQDIVEEWTRLTFGVSRDVVSAIVSMSMKSWPAYEDYSGNLGIQTLTDILYTHYGANPASQDNNGWGQWTRADSKTIGMDRTVSNGTGNAGQYAKEVAHMFEYTQTTPDDLMLWFHHVPYTFKLHSGKTVIQHFYDAHYSGSATAQTFPTTWKSLQGQIDAERYEDVLYRLKYQAGHSLVWRDAISEFYRNLSSIPDQLNRVRNHPHRIEAEEMGLSDFTIVDVDPTECASKYKAIATNGTGIATTKLNVPSGKYNVAINYYDVMGGIANYEVLLNGKSLGTWKGDSENYLGHDYSSFLDCHSAIRITFEGVKITKGDKLTIKGTGNALEQAAIDYVSILPQGIVD